In Syngnathus scovelli strain Florida chromosome 10, RoL_Ssco_1.2, whole genome shotgun sequence, the following are encoded in one genomic region:
- the aqp12 gene encoding aquaporin 12 isoform X1 has protein sequence MSGLNASLGYFLACVVLTASLRAPLKRCPRLAFLSELSSSFMLVACRLEVQTIVEVGEWAGGLGPDVTMTILFAVLLVHGIVCGDHLGNPSVSILRFLQVDATLLTTVLAVASHFIGAFLAILAAEYYWNLELTDMHMIKNLMSSECSTSLLVSPVQGFFTEVVCGLLFYLAHLSLRGRSAFLKVPVGAVLLTFLSHIAKSYTSSYINPSLAYGLTFNCSGFTLTEYALVYWLAPITGKLLFFFFFLWSTCPFIKCDIYTSEFACFPGMTLALFLYMGHIPRIFTKNLLYKTRFRVRKRGEKEKKK, from the exons ATGTCGGGACTCAACGCTTCTCTTGGCTACTTCCTGGCGTGCGTGGTCTTGACCGCCTCGCTGCGGGCACCCCTGAAAAGATGTCCGCGCCTCGCCTTCCTATCCGAGTTGTCCTCGTCGTTCATGCTGGTGGCGTGCCGGCTGGAGGTGCAAACCATCGTGGAGGTGGGCGAGTGGGCCGGGGGCTTGGGCCCGGACGTGACGATGACCATTTTGTTCGCGGTGCTGCTGGTCCACGGTATAGTCTGCGGCGACCATTTGGGGAACCCCAGCGTGAGCATACTCAGGTTCCTTCAGGTGGACGCCACGTTGCTCACCACCGTCCTGGCCGTGGCCTCCCACTTCATTGGGGCCTTCCTGGCCATTCTGGCGGCTGAATACTACTGGAACCTGGAGCTGACTGACATGCACATGATCAAGAACCTGATGTCCAGTGAGTGCAGCACCTCGCTGTTGGTCTCGCCCGTGCAGGGCTTCTTCACCGAGGTGGTGTGTGGGCTTCTATTTTACCTGGCGCACCTCTCCCTCagagggaggagcgcattcctcaAGGTGCCTGTCGGAGCCGTGCTCCTCACCTTCCTGTCACACATAG CCAAAAGTTACACATCATCTTACATCAATCCCTCGCTAGCTTACGGCCTCACTTTCAACTGTTCGGGATTCACCTTGACAGAGTATGCGTTAGTCTACTGGCTGGCCCCCATCACAGGTaaactattattttttttcttctttttgtggAGTACCTGCCCATTTATAAAGTGTGACATTTATACAAGTGAATTTGCGTGCTTTCCAGGAATGACCCTGGCCCTCTTCTTGTACATGGGCCACATCCCAAGGATCTTTACCAAGAACCTCCTCTATAAGACGCGTTTCCGGGTGCGGAAAcgaggagaaaaagaaaagaagaaatga
- the aqp12 gene encoding aquaporin 12 isoform X2 produces MSGLNASLGYFLACVVLTASLRAPLKRCPRLAFLSELSSSFMLVACRLEVQTIVEVGEWAGGLGPDVTMTILFAVLLVHGIVCGDHLGNPSVSILRFLQVDATLLTTVLAVASHFIGAFLAILAAEYYWNLELTDMHMIKNLMSSECSTSLLVSPVQGFFTEVVCGLLFYLAHLSLRGRSAFLKVPVGAVLLTFLSHIAKSYTSSYINPSLAYGLTFNCSGFTLTEYALVYWLAPITGMTLALFLYMGHIPRIFTKNLLYKTRFRVRKRGEKEKKK; encoded by the exons ATGTCGGGACTCAACGCTTCTCTTGGCTACTTCCTGGCGTGCGTGGTCTTGACCGCCTCGCTGCGGGCACCCCTGAAAAGATGTCCGCGCCTCGCCTTCCTATCCGAGTTGTCCTCGTCGTTCATGCTGGTGGCGTGCCGGCTGGAGGTGCAAACCATCGTGGAGGTGGGCGAGTGGGCCGGGGGCTTGGGCCCGGACGTGACGATGACCATTTTGTTCGCGGTGCTGCTGGTCCACGGTATAGTCTGCGGCGACCATTTGGGGAACCCCAGCGTGAGCATACTCAGGTTCCTTCAGGTGGACGCCACGTTGCTCACCACCGTCCTGGCCGTGGCCTCCCACTTCATTGGGGCCTTCCTGGCCATTCTGGCGGCTGAATACTACTGGAACCTGGAGCTGACTGACATGCACATGATCAAGAACCTGATGTCCAGTGAGTGCAGCACCTCGCTGTTGGTCTCGCCCGTGCAGGGCTTCTTCACCGAGGTGGTGTGTGGGCTTCTATTTTACCTGGCGCACCTCTCCCTCagagggaggagcgcattcctcaAGGTGCCTGTCGGAGCCGTGCTCCTCACCTTCCTGTCACACATAG CCAAAAGTTACACATCATCTTACATCAATCCCTCGCTAGCTTACGGCCTCACTTTCAACTGTTCGGGATTCACCTTGACAGAGTATGCGTTAGTCTACTGGCTGGCCCCCATCACAG GAATGACCCTGGCCCTCTTCTTGTACATGGGCCACATCCCAAGGATCTTTACCAAGAACCTCCTCTATAAGACGCGTTTCCGGGTGCGGAAAcgaggagaaaaagaaaagaagaaatga